One genomic segment of Deltaproteobacteria bacterium includes these proteins:
- a CDS encoding electron transfer flavoprotein subunit alpha/FixB family protein: MSRNVVVVVEHHEGKLRPVTRDLMACASILRRLLSGRITAVILGRDIAGLAHETAGMYGVSVLGIENPALRDYNGEHWKSALKGVLADLAPSYVCVGHTLEGMEFAPGLSVTLGAACVTGIEHVGGDPSRVLLTRSIHGGKLLAEVTPCVETTVLTVQPGSFSGFPFGANAPGAVELRSVSIPPSSSRTVGIKRSKDRNTALADADVIVAAGKGIGKRENIELVKRLAALFPKSAVAGSRWVVDAGWMEHKQQVGLTGATVKPKLYIACGISGASQHIVGMRESEFVVAINKDPYAAIFKFADVCIVEDLTSFIPVLIDRYEKQVRNECIPTAS, translated from the coding sequence ATGAGCCGGAACGTCGTGGTGGTTGTCGAGCATCATGAAGGTAAACTCAGGCCCGTCACAAGGGATTTGATGGCCTGCGCCTCGATACTCCGGCGTCTCCTGTCCGGCCGAATAACGGCGGTGATCCTCGGGCGCGACATCGCCGGCCTGGCGCATGAAACGGCCGGGATGTACGGCGTTTCCGTCCTTGGAATCGAAAATCCGGCGCTCCGCGACTACAATGGCGAACATTGGAAAAGCGCTCTGAAAGGAGTTCTTGCCGATCTTGCTCCGTCCTACGTGTGTGTCGGTCATACCCTCGAAGGCATGGAATTCGCTCCCGGCCTCTCAGTGACGCTCGGGGCGGCATGTGTTACGGGAATAGAACACGTCGGCGGCGATCCGAGTCGGGTCCTTCTCACCCGATCGATCCATGGCGGAAAGCTCCTCGCCGAGGTCACCCCATGTGTTGAAACCACTGTACTTACGGTGCAGCCGGGATCCTTCTCCGGATTTCCATTTGGGGCGAACGCGCCCGGCGCCGTCGAACTCCGATCCGTATCGATCCCCCCTTCGTCCTCGCGCACAGTGGGTATTAAAAGGTCCAAAGATCGGAATACCGCATTGGCGGATGCCGATGTCATTGTGGCGGCCGGGAAGGGGATCGGCAAGAGGGAAAATATTGAACTGGTGAAACGATTGGCGGCCCTGTTCCCCAAATCCGCTGTCGCCGGCTCCAGGTGGGTAGTAGACGCAGGATGGATGGAGCACAAACAGCAGGTGGGTCTCACCGGGGCCACCGTAAAGCCAAAGCTCTACATTGCTTGCGGCATATCCGGAGCATCGCAACACATTGTGGGGATGAGAGAATCGGAATTCGTTGTTGCCATAAACAAAGATCCGTACGCGGCGATTTTCAAGTTCGCCGATGTCTGTATTGTCGAAGATCTGACATCCTTCATCCCGGTCCTGATCGATCGGTATGAAAAACAAGTCAGGAATGAATGCATTCCCACAGCGTCTTGA
- a CDS encoding electron transfer flavoprotein subunit beta/FixA family protein → MKLLACVKQILDFEAAVPRDTRAHAITPGGTTPTKVNPFDLFAVEECLRLKDTIPATTVDVVSVGPNRAADALRKALGMGADRGIHISTTGEAEPSPFTVACRIASYARKASYDLIVTGMMTEDGMHAQVGPIIAEMLSRPCAIAAVVLDPSIEKKRVYVEKEVEGGMRIEAELELPAVVAVQIGVGKPRYPSLSNILRAKNQELEIVDAGSFEQPAPRDVVLRLHPPRKSRSGTILQGTGEQKAVELLNFLRGKALL, encoded by the coding sequence ATGAAACTACTCGCGTGTGTCAAACAGATTCTTGACTTTGAAGCCGCCGTCCCTAGGGATACGCGTGCGCACGCGATCACGCCCGGAGGGACGACTCCCACCAAGGTGAACCCATTCGACCTGTTTGCCGTTGAGGAATGTCTCCGTCTCAAAGATACCATCCCGGCAACCACCGTCGACGTTGTTTCCGTGGGTCCGAACCGGGCCGCTGATGCCCTGAGGAAAGCACTGGGCATGGGAGCGGACCGGGGTATCCACATCTCCACGACCGGGGAAGCGGAACCGAGCCCTTTCACCGTCGCCTGCCGGATCGCCTCGTATGCACGGAAGGCGTCCTACGACCTCATTGTCACCGGCATGATGACGGAGGACGGCATGCATGCCCAGGTGGGACCGATCATTGCGGAAATGCTCTCCCGTCCCTGCGCCATAGCAGCCGTCGTTCTGGACCCATCCATCGAGAAGAAACGGGTCTACGTGGAAAAGGAAGTGGAGGGCGGGATGCGAATCGAGGCGGAACTCGAGTTACCGGCCGTGGTGGCGGTACAGATCGGCGTCGGCAAGCCGCGGTATCCCTCGCTGTCGAACATTCTGCGCGCAAAGAACCAGGAACTGGAGATCGTGGATGCGGGATCGTTCGAGCAGCCTGCACCCCGTGACGTTGTCTTGCGCCTGCACCCTCCCCGAAAATCGCGCTCCGGAACGATCCTGCAGGGGACAGGAGAACAAAAAGCCGTCGAACTCCTGAATTTCCTGCGCGGAAAAGCGCTTCTTTGA
- a CDS encoding histidine phosphatase family protein, translating into MSLIYLIRHGQASFGHENYDRLSELGRKQSQILGDYFARSGVVFDAVYAGSLQRQQATARNVMARISTGNGKPPFHIRPEFNEHDTFSIIRAQAPAMIREDASLSPAFESVFTDPRSFQKIQETAMLRWMSGMSDIPGVETWESFTRRVQSGITQVMAENGRRKSIAIFTSGGAICAVMRMVLGLSNEITITLARSIRNTSVSLVQYNDQRLGLSFFNSSAHLELHNQPELLTYG; encoded by the coding sequence ATGAGCCTGATTTATCTGATTCGACACGGCCAGGCATCCTTCGGACACGAGAACTACGATCGTCTCTCCGAACTGGGCCGTAAGCAATCCCAAATCCTCGGCGATTATTTCGCCCGGTCAGGGGTGGTCTTCGACGCCGTGTACGCCGGATCCCTCCAACGGCAACAGGCGACCGCACGGAACGTCATGGCCAGGATCTCTACCGGCAACGGAAAACCGCCTTTTCACATCCGTCCCGAATTCAACGAACACGATACCTTTTCCATCATCCGGGCCCAGGCTCCCGCCATGATTCGGGAAGACGCTTCCCTGTCTCCGGCGTTCGAATCGGTGTTCACGGACCCTCGTTCCTTTCAGAAAATTCAGGAAACGGCCATGCTTCGCTGGATGTCCGGAATGTCCGATATACCGGGGGTGGAGACGTGGGAGTCCTTTACCCGACGGGTTCAATCAGGAATCACCCAAGTGATGGCGGAGAACGGGCGACGTAAATCCATTGCGATTTTCACTTCGGGAGGCGCCATCTGCGCCGTCATGCGCATGGTCCTGGGACTCTCGAATGAAATCACCATCACACTCGCCAGGAGTATCCGCAACACGTCGGTGTCTCTCGTTCAATACAACGACCAACGTCTAGGTCTTTCCTTTTTCAATTCGTCAGCCCATCTCGAACTGCACAATCAACCGGAACTGCTCACGTACGGATAG